A window from Zingiber officinale cultivar Zhangliang chromosome 7A, Zo_v1.1, whole genome shotgun sequence encodes these proteins:
- the LOC122000618 gene encoding probable serine/threonine-protein phosphatase 2A regulatory subunit B'' subunit TON2 isoform X2, which yields MYSGPSDGEGGGCHEAAAPKKIPSASSMPWVRNLRRYVGSGAGLGSEALMELETKRILLEIFKERQQKNAKAGKIPSFYKKKPEEGSISHRVQGLAKYRFLKKQSEILLNADDLDAMWACLRENCVIDDATGAEKMNYEDFCHIASLCTEQIGPKCRKFFSPSNFMKFEKDESGRIAILPFYLYVMRTVSLTQARIDMSELDEDSDGFLQPHEMEAYIRGLIPNLAQLRDMPGAFIQMYCRIAARKFFFFCDPHRRGKSCIKKVLLSNCLQELMELHQESEEEVPDTEQAENWFSLTSAQRICVFDEHVRRSKAGGGNTREMDFESFLDFVLALENKDTPEGLTYLFKCLDLQGRSYLSTADMHTLFRDVHQKWIDGGNYELCIEDVRDEIWDMVKPVDPLRITLADLLACKQGGTVASMLVDVRGFWAHDNRENLLQEEEPEEE from the exons ATGTACAGTGGTCCTAGCGACGGAGAAGGCGGCGGCTGCCACGAGGCCGCCGCGCCGAAGAAGATTCCGTCCGCATCCTCCATGCCTTGGGTACGCAACCTTCGCCGCTACGTCGGATCCGGCGCCGGACTTGGCTCCGAAGCCCTCATGG AGCTGGAAACGAAAAGGATATTGCTTGAAATTTTCAAAGAGCGGCAACAGAAAAATGCTAAAGCTGGCAAAATCCCTAGTTTCTACAAAAAG AAGCCTGAAGAGGGATCAATTAGTCATAGGGTTCAGGGATTGGCAAAGTATCGATTTTTGAAG AAGCAATCAGAAATTTTACTGAATGCTGATGACCTGGATGCTATGTGGGCTTGCTTAAGGGAAAATTGTGTTATTGATGATGCTACTGGAGCTGAAAAG ATGAACTATGAAGATTTCTGTCACATTGCCTCTCTCTGCACAGAGCAAATTGGTCCCAAGTGTCGAAAATTTTTTAGCCCTTCAAATTTCATGAAATTTGAGAAGGATGAATCTGGCAGAATTGCAATCCTGCCTTTCTATCTATATGTGATGCGAACG GTTTCACTTACGCAGGCAAGAATTGATATGAGTGAGCTTGATGAGGATTCAGATGGTTTTCTTCAACCTCAT GAAATGGAGGCATATATAAGAGGTCTTATTCCTAATTTGGCACAACTCCGTGACATGCCTGGAGCCTTTATTCAGATGTATTGTCGAATAGCTGCACGCAAGTTCTTCTTCTTTTGTGACCCTCATAGACGAG GAAAATCATGCATAAAGAAGGTGCTGCTGAGCAACTGTCTCCAAGAGCTCATGGAACTTCATCAG GAAAGCGAAGAAGAAGTTCCTGACACAGAGCAGGCAGAGAACTGGTTTTCATTGACTTCTGCACAGAGGATATGTG TCTTTGATGAGCATGTACGCCGAAGTAAAGCTGGAGGGGGCAATACTCGTGAGATGGACTTCGAAAGCTTTCTGGATTTTGTTTTGGCCCTTGAAAATAAAGACACACCTGAAGGATTAACATACTTATTCAAATGCCTTGATCTTCAAGGACGCAGCTATCTTTCAACTGCAGATATGCATACCCTGTTCAG AGATGTTCACCAGAAGTGGATCGATGGTGGAAACTATGAGCTATGCATTGAAGACGTGAGAGACGAAATCTGGGACATGGTCAAACCAGTAGACCCTCTTAGGATCACACTTGCCGATCTTCTTGCCTGCAAGCAAGGCGGTACAGTCGCCAGCATGCTAGTGGATGTACGTGGTTTTTGGGCCCATGACAACAGGGAAAACCTACTGCAGGAAGAAGAACCCGAGGAAGAATGA
- the LOC122000618 gene encoding probable serine/threonine-protein phosphatase 2A regulatory subunit B'' subunit TON2 isoform X1: MYSGPSDGEGGGCHEAAAPKKIPSASSMPWVRNLRRYVGSGAGLGSEALMELETKRILLEIFKERQQKNAKAGKIPSFYKKKPEEGSISHRVQGLAKYRFLKKQSEILLNADDLDAMWACLRENCVIDDATGAEKMNYEDFCHIASLCTEQIGPKCRKFFSPSNFMKFEKDESGRIAILPFYLYVMRTVSLTQARIDMSELDEDSDGFLQPHEMEAYIRGLIPNLAQLRDMPGAFIQMYCRIAARKFFFFCDPHRRGKSCIKKVLLSNCLQELMELHQESEEEVPDTEQAENWFSLTSAQRICDMFLALDKDKNGTLSKQELKEYAEGTLTEIFIERVFDEHVRRSKAGGGNTREMDFESFLDFVLALENKDTPEGLTYLFKCLDLQGRSYLSTADMHTLFRDVHQKWIDGGNYELCIEDVRDEIWDMVKPVDPLRITLADLLACKQGGTVASMLVDVRGFWAHDNRENLLQEEEPEEE; encoded by the exons ATGTACAGTGGTCCTAGCGACGGAGAAGGCGGCGGCTGCCACGAGGCCGCCGCGCCGAAGAAGATTCCGTCCGCATCCTCCATGCCTTGGGTACGCAACCTTCGCCGCTACGTCGGATCCGGCGCCGGACTTGGCTCCGAAGCCCTCATGG AGCTGGAAACGAAAAGGATATTGCTTGAAATTTTCAAAGAGCGGCAACAGAAAAATGCTAAAGCTGGCAAAATCCCTAGTTTCTACAAAAAG AAGCCTGAAGAGGGATCAATTAGTCATAGGGTTCAGGGATTGGCAAAGTATCGATTTTTGAAG AAGCAATCAGAAATTTTACTGAATGCTGATGACCTGGATGCTATGTGGGCTTGCTTAAGGGAAAATTGTGTTATTGATGATGCTACTGGAGCTGAAAAG ATGAACTATGAAGATTTCTGTCACATTGCCTCTCTCTGCACAGAGCAAATTGGTCCCAAGTGTCGAAAATTTTTTAGCCCTTCAAATTTCATGAAATTTGAGAAGGATGAATCTGGCAGAATTGCAATCCTGCCTTTCTATCTATATGTGATGCGAACG GTTTCACTTACGCAGGCAAGAATTGATATGAGTGAGCTTGATGAGGATTCAGATGGTTTTCTTCAACCTCAT GAAATGGAGGCATATATAAGAGGTCTTATTCCTAATTTGGCACAACTCCGTGACATGCCTGGAGCCTTTATTCAGATGTATTGTCGAATAGCTGCACGCAAGTTCTTCTTCTTTTGTGACCCTCATAGACGAG GAAAATCATGCATAAAGAAGGTGCTGCTGAGCAACTGTCTCCAAGAGCTCATGGAACTTCATCAG GAAAGCGAAGAAGAAGTTCCTGACACAGAGCAGGCAGAGAACTGGTTTTCATTGACTTCTGCACAGAGGATATGTG ATATGTTTCTTGCTTTAGATAAAGACAAGAATGGAACATTAAGTAAGCAAGAGCTCAAAGAATATGCCGAAGGGACACTAACTGAAATCTTTATCGAGAGAG TCTTTGATGAGCATGTACGCCGAAGTAAAGCTGGAGGGGGCAATACTCGTGAGATGGACTTCGAAAGCTTTCTGGATTTTGTTTTGGCCCTTGAAAATAAAGACACACCTGAAGGATTAACATACTTATTCAAATGCCTTGATCTTCAAGGACGCAGCTATCTTTCAACTGCAGATATGCATACCCTGTTCAG AGATGTTCACCAGAAGTGGATCGATGGTGGAAACTATGAGCTATGCATTGAAGACGTGAGAGACGAAATCTGGGACATGGTCAAACCAGTAGACCCTCTTAGGATCACACTTGCCGATCTTCTTGCCTGCAAGCAAGGCGGTACAGTCGCCAGCATGCTAGTGGATGTACGTGGTTTTTGGGCCCATGACAACAGGGAAAACCTACTGCAGGAAGAAGAACCCGAGGAAGAATGA
- the LOC122000620 gene encoding uncharacterized protein LOC122000620 produces the protein MLEDIAKLKIFSDTIEHAKMVVKFLYGHGTILSLMRKYTNGKEILRPAVTRFATSFLTLQSMYKVKRPLEQMFASEDWVSSPLSQTTQGKVVKRIVINDPNFWPHVAFCVKSVVPLVSVLREVDSEERSAMGYIYELMDKAKETIKFNCGGVDRKYKPIWKKIDSRWTPQLHHPLHAAGYYLNPQLRYEERFSYCDEVRDGLYTCMDRMLSSDDRLKADIQLDLYDKAEGEFGTPIAKRTRMLRTPVSWWERFGSKTPELTTFAIRVLGLTCSASGCERNWSTFESVSILSF, from the exons ATGTTGGAGGATATTGCAAAGTTGAAGATTTTTTCTGATACAATTGAGCATGCTAAGATGGTTGTGAAGTTCCTTTATGGTCATGGGACTATACTTTCTTTGATGAGAAAGTATACAAACGGTAAAGAAATTCTCCGTCCCGCTGTTACTCGCTTTGCTACTTCATTTCTCACTCTTCAGAGTATGTATAAGGTTAAAAGGCCACTTGAACAAATGTTTGCTTCCGAAGATTGGGTTAGTTCACCACTATCTCAAACAACTCAGGGGAAGGTCGTGAAGAGAATTGTTATTAATGATCCCAACTTTTGGCCACATGTTGCATTTTGTGTTAAGAGTGTTGTTCCTCTTGTAAGTGTGTTAAGGGAAGTTGATTCGGAGGAGAGATCGGCCATGGGATATATTTATGAACTTATGGATAAGGCAAAAGAgacaataaaatttaattgtggGGGAGTTGACAGAAAATACAaacccatttggaaaaaaattGATTCACGATGGACTCCACAACTTCATCATCCTCTACACGCGGCCGGGTACTATTTGAATCCACAATTGCGTTATGAAGAAAGATTTTCTTATTGTGATGAAGTTAGAGATGGATTGTATACTTGCATGGATAGGATGTTGTCTTCTGATGATCGTCTTAAAGCAGACATCCAATTGGACTTATATGATAAAGCTGAAGGAGAATTTGGAACTCCAATAGCAAAACGAACAAGAATGTTGCGAACTCCGG TCTCGTGGTGGGAACGTTTTGGAAGTAAGACACCCGAGCTTACTACATTTGCAATTCGAGTGCTTGGTCTCACTTGTAGTGCTTCgggatgtgaaagaaattggagcacTTTTGAATCGGTGAGTATTCTAAGTTTCTAA
- the LOC122001858 gene encoding protein DMP3-like, with amino-acid sequence MEKALSSASNLVKLLPSGTVLAFQALTPTFSNRGECHTPNRYLTAALIHVCALTCAFLSFTDTLRGRDGKLYYGVATLSGFRLFNYDDDDDAAAAAVVSGGDIHGAGPTTLVAEEELRRHRVRLLDCVHAVFSVVMFLTVAFSDSDVVNCFFPEAGENARQLLINLPLGAGFMSGVVFIVFPTTRKGIGHHPDH; translated from the coding sequence ATGGAGAAGGCGTTGTCGAGCGCGTCGAACCTGGTGAAGCTGCTGCCGAGCGGCACGGTGCTGGCGTTCCAGGCGCTGACGCCCACCTTCTCCAACCGCGGCGAGTGCCACACCCCCAACAGGTACCTCACTGCCGCGCTCATCCACGTCTGCGCCCTCACCTGCGCATTCCTCTCCTTCACCGACACCCTCCGCGGCCGCGACGGCAAGCTCTACTACGGCGTCGCCACCCTGAGCGGCTTCCGCCTCTTCAActacgacgacgacgacgacgccgccgccgccgcagttGTGAGCGGCGGGGATATTCATGGGGCCGGGCCGACGACTCTGGTGGCGGAGGAGGAGCTGCGGCGGCACCGGGTGCGGCTGCTGGACTGCGTCCACGCGGTGTTCTCGGTGGTGATGTTCCTGACGGTGGCGTTCAGCGACTCCGACGTGGTGAATTGCTTCTTCCCGGAGGCGGGGGAGAACGCGAGGCAGTTGCTCATAAACTTGCCGCTGGGAGCGGGATTCATGTCCggcgtcgtcttcatcgtcttcCCCACCACCAGAAAGGGGATTGGCCACCACCCCGATCActga